In Carya illinoinensis cultivar Pawnee chromosome 7, C.illinoinensisPawnee_v1, whole genome shotgun sequence, the following are encoded in one genomic region:
- the LOC122316236 gene encoding beta-amyrin 11-oxidase-like has protein sequence MGSSLFMAEIRSKNTSPNTFPSQKFATPECICVTVTIFEHIPKNMKGIVSMVINLLGFAFHKALQARKELVKVLQSVLNEKRVIMTKSNQPKAKKDMIDLLMKVEDEDGQKLEDEHVVDLLLTFLVAGFNGSAITTLWAMLHLTEHPEILEKAKEEQDEIIKRRPSTQKGLNLKEIKQMNYLAKINKDDLSPIDLSYIAHTTNLAILG, from the exons ATGGGTAGCTCCCTGTTCATGGCAGAAATAAGGAGCAAAAACACATCCCCTAACACATTTCCTTCTCAGAAATTTGCAACCCCCGAGTGCATATGCGTAACAGTAACAATTTTTGAGCACATACCTAAAAATATGAAG GGAATCGTTTCCATGGTTATTAACTTACTTGGTTTCGCTTTCCACAAAGCACTGCAG GCACGGAAGGAGTTGGTAAAGGTCCTTCAATCAGTGTTGAACGAAAAGAGGGTGATTATGACTAAAAGTAATCAACCCAAGGCAAAGAAAGATATGATAGATTTGCTTATGAAAGTTGAAGATGAGGATGGTCAAAAATTGGAGGATGAGCATGTCGTAGATTTGCTTCTCACTTTCTTGGTAGCGGGTTTTAATGGCTCCGCAATTACTACATTGTGGGCAATGTTGCACCTAACAGAGCACCCTGAAATTCTAGAAAAAGCCAAG GAAGAGCAAGATGAGATTATAAAGAGAAGACCATCTACCCAAAAAGGATTGAACCTTAAGGAAATTAAACAAATGAACTATCTTGCTAAG ATCAACAAAGATGATCTTTCCCCAATAGATCTCAGCTATATAGCTCACACCACAAACCTTGCAATCTTGGGTTGA